One Conger conger chromosome 18, fConCon1.1, whole genome shotgun sequence DNA window includes the following coding sequences:
- the col13a1 gene encoding collagen alpha-1(XIII) chain isoform X1, which produces MGIPGRMGLKGDAGEKGAPGEPGLSIIGPRGPPGQPGTRGFPGFPGPIGLDGKPGQSGLKGDLGPRGLKGVPGEPGPKGEKGVCGDYSHRKRRIVHSCAGGVATQGEPGLQGPPGPPGPPGTAGPAGTNGLPGKPGEPGKPGKDPRMLPGLKGEPGVPGLKGDRGDAGPEGPPGPQGPKGDHGFKGEKGEPSTGGSGIKGEPGLPGLAGPLGPKGDKGDAGVTGGSGPEGPAGPRGPPGPMGEPGKSEINDYNGNFNDKFLDIHNVPLMGPPGLPGPPGAPGTSGSKGEVGLPGPPGHDGEKGPRGKPGETGPEGPPGAEGPKGDAGVRGFAGPKGNKGDTGPGGSPGLDGPTGEKGVAGPSGPIGLPGSMGQKGEAGEKGGRSEMVHGPPGPPGPLGPSGPMGPPGLPGPKGEPGIGIKGEKGGLGLKGEKGDRGHLGLPGLIGPVGVSGPAGPKGERGDKGDTGFPGPIGPQGLPGLVGPHGLKGTRGFRGFKGDKGDPGSPGLDGLDAPCSVGEDGLPVPGCWNKADPQHPFLLAK; this is translated from the exons ATGGGGATTCCTGGAAGAATG GGGTTAAAGGGCGACGCTGGGGAAAAG GGAGCACCAGGGGAGCCAGGCCTGTCCATCATTGGCCCACGAGGACCCCCT GGACAGCCTGGAACAAGAGGATTTCCCGGATTCCCG GGGCCAATCGGATTGGACGGAAAGCCG GGCCAAAGTGGACTGAAGGGAGACTTG GGTCCACGAGGTCTGAAAGGAGTTCCA GGTGAACCAGGCCCTAAGGGAGAGAAG GGTGTATGCGGAGATTATTCTCACAGG AAACGGCGCATTGTGCACAGCTGTGCCGGAGGAGTGGCCACA CAGGGCGAGCCCGGATTGCAAGGGCCCCCAGGACCTCCGGGCCCCCCAGGGACCGCAGGGCCAGCTGGCACGAATGGATTACCG GGAAAACCTGGTGAACCAGGAAAGCCAGGGAAAGACCCAAGG atgTTACCTGGACTGAAg GGTGAACCGGGCGTACCAGGGCTGAAG GGAGACCGTGGTGACGCTGGCCCCGAAGGTCCCCCAGGTCCTCAG GGACCAAAGGGAGATCATGGGTTCAAG gGTGAGAAGGGGGAGCCCAGTACAGGAGGAAGTGGAATCAAGGGAGAACCTGGTCTGCCAGGACTTGCTGGACCCTTGGGACCCAAG GGTGACAAAGGGGATGCAGGTGTAACG GGGGGGTCAGGACCAGAGGGACCAGCTGGGCCTAGA GGTCCTCCTGGTCCAATGGGCGAACCAGGGAAATCTGAAATTAATGACTACAATGGCAACTTCAACGATAAATTcctg GATATTCACAATGTGCCTCTAATG GGTCCCCCTGGACTACCTGGTCCACCTGGGGCTCCTGGTACATCTGGTTCAAAG GGTGAAGTTGGATTGCCAGGCCCTCCAGGTCATGATGGCGAAAAG GGCCCCCGTGGAAAGCCAGGAGAGACGGGGCCTGAGGGGCCCCCAGGCGCTGAGGGGCCCAAAGGGGATGCCGGTGTCAGGGGCTTCGCCGGGCCGAAGGGCAATAAGGGGGACACAGGCCCCGGCGGATCTCCA GGATTAGATGGCCCTACTGGTGAAAAGGGGGTGGCAGGCCCATCCGGTCCCATTGGATTACCGGGCTCGATG GGTCAGAAGGGCGAAGctggagagaagggagggaggtcAGAGATG GTCCATGGGCCTCCTGGGCCGCCAGGACCACTAGGACCATCTGGCCCCATG GGACCTCCAGGACTACCAGGGCCAAAG GGGGAGCCAGGTATTGGCATCAAGGGGGAGAAAGGAGGACTTGGActgaagggagagaaaggagacaGGGGCCATCTTGGACTGCCC GGTCTGATTGGACCGGTGGGGGTTTCAGGGCCAGCAGGACcaaagggggagagg GGTGACAAAGGAGATACAGGATTTCCAGGACCAATTGGGCCACAAGGCCTCCCT GGTTTAGTAGGACCACATGGATTGAAAGGAACCCGG